In a genomic window of Streptomyces sp. SJL17-4:
- a CDS encoding DUF1206 domain-containing protein: protein MNLRRGAARGAAVRAGARAGFVARGVLYLLVGALAVRIGLTGTSEQADRGGALAEVVSTPFGAVLLWALGVGLAGMALWRLSEALFGAAGPKGDRLGRRALSGARFAFYAVGSFLVLSFAAGDRGSGAGTTDRQSHDLSGRLLSLPGGPWWVGAVATAILGAGLWIAGRAVLRKYRKHLTWERMSAPQRRFMDVTGVPGGVARGLVFAAVGFFGLKASTESDPGEAKGIDDAIRSFAQTPAGPWLLVAVAVGLVLFGVFSFGESKWRDV from the coding sequence ATGAACCTGAGGAGAGGAGCGGCCCGCGGAGCGGCCGTACGGGCAGGTGCGCGGGCGGGCTTCGTGGCGCGTGGTGTGCTGTACCTCCTCGTCGGAGCCCTGGCCGTACGGATCGGCCTGACGGGCACGAGCGAACAGGCCGACCGGGGAGGTGCCCTCGCGGAGGTCGTGTCGACGCCGTTCGGGGCCGTCCTCCTCTGGGCCCTCGGCGTGGGCCTGGCAGGCATGGCGCTGTGGCGGCTGTCGGAGGCGCTCTTCGGGGCTGCCGGGCCCAAGGGCGACCGGCTCGGCAGACGCGCCCTGTCCGGCGCGCGCTTCGCGTTCTACGCGGTCGGCTCCTTCCTCGTCCTGTCCTTCGCGGCGGGGGACCGGGGCAGTGGGGCGGGCACGACCGACCGGCAGAGCCATGACCTCTCGGGCCGTCTGCTGTCGCTGCCCGGCGGCCCGTGGTGGGTGGGCGCGGTGGCCACGGCCATCCTGGGCGCGGGGCTGTGGATCGCCGGTCGGGCCGTGCTGCGGAAGTACCGCAAGCATCTGACATGGGAGCGGATGTCCGCGCCGCAGCGCCGCTTCATGGACGTGACCGGCGTACCGGGCGGGGTCGCACGCGGGCTCGTGTTCGCCGCCGTCGGCTTCTTCGGCCTGAAGGCGTCGACCGAGTCCGATCCGGGCGAGGCCAAGGGCATCGACGACGCGATCCGCTCGTTCGCGCAGACCCCGGCGGGACCGTGGCTTCTGGTCGCCGTGGCCGTCGGTCTCGTGCTCTTCGGGGTGTTCTCCTTCGGCGAGTCCAAGTGGCGCGATGTCTGA
- a CDS encoding class II glutamine amidotransferase — MCRWLAYSGSPLLLDAVLYRPEHSLINQSLHARMGVESTNGDGFGVGWYSPDGGGTPAVFRDVGPAWSDRNLRELASHVRSSLFFAHVRASTGSAIQQTNCHPFRHGRWLWMHNGAIADFPRLQRDLCMAVDPVLFPAMEGSTDSEVMFYLAVTFGLDQDVPGAVARMAGLIERLGKEHGVSEPLQMTVAVSDGERVWAFRYSSQGRARSLFYSSRAETVRRLHPELHYLKEISDDTRIVVSEPLGDLPGVWNELPEGSYAVIPSGSAADYLPFAPTFR, encoded by the coding sequence ATGTGCCGCTGGCTTGCGTATTCGGGCTCGCCCCTGCTGCTCGACGCCGTGCTGTACCGCCCCGAGCACTCACTGATCAACCAGAGCCTCCACGCACGGATGGGCGTCGAGTCGACCAACGGCGACGGTTTCGGAGTCGGCTGGTACAGCCCTGACGGCGGCGGAACACCGGCGGTGTTCCGCGATGTCGGACCGGCCTGGAGCGATCGCAACCTGCGTGAGCTCGCCTCGCACGTCCGCTCCTCCCTGTTCTTCGCGCACGTCCGCGCCTCCACCGGCTCCGCGATCCAGCAGACGAACTGCCATCCCTTCCGCCACGGTCGCTGGCTGTGGATGCACAACGGGGCCATCGCGGACTTTCCCCGGCTGCAGCGCGACCTGTGCATGGCCGTCGACCCGGTGCTCTTTCCCGCCATGGAAGGGTCGACGGACTCCGAGGTGATGTTCTACCTCGCCGTCACCTTCGGCCTCGACCAGGACGTCCCCGGCGCGGTCGCCCGCATGGCGGGCTTGATCGAGCGCCTCGGCAAGGAGCACGGCGTGTCGGAACCCCTGCAGATGACGGTGGCCGTGAGTGACGGAGAGCGCGTATGGGCCTTCCGCTACTCCAGTCAGGGAAGAGCCCGGTCGCTCTTCTACAGCAGCAGGGCCGAGACGGTGCGGCGCCTTCACCCTGAGCTGCACTACCTGAAGGAGATATCCGATGACACTCGGATAGTGGTCTCCGAGCCCTTGGGCGACCTGCCCGGTGTATGGAACGAACTGCCCGAGGGCAGCTATGCGGTCATCCCCTCGGGCTCGGCCGCGGACTACCTTCCGTTCGCCCCGACGTTTCGGTGA
- a CDS encoding flavin reductase family protein — MTDLDPFTDGLDGPMYVVTAAADGEPAGCLVGFASQCSIDPPRFAVWLSVANRTYRVAREAEYLTVHLLHRDERALAELFGEETGDRVDKFAKVGWRPGEAGSPVLEQLSTWFTGRIEGRVDGGDHMGFVLAPVAVSPPVEGPPSALLRYRELRDLEPGHPA, encoded by the coding sequence GTGACGGACCTGGACCCCTTCACCGACGGTCTCGACGGCCCGATGTACGTGGTCACGGCCGCGGCCGACGGCGAGCCGGCGGGCTGCCTCGTGGGATTCGCCTCGCAGTGCTCCATCGACCCGCCCCGGTTCGCCGTGTGGCTGTCGGTCGCCAACCGCACCTACCGCGTCGCGCGCGAGGCCGAGTACCTCACCGTGCACCTGCTCCACCGGGACGAGCGGGCGCTCGCGGAACTCTTCGGCGAGGAAACGGGCGACCGGGTCGACAAGTTCGCGAAGGTCGGCTGGCGGCCGGGAGAAGCGGGCAGCCCCGTCCTGGAGCAGCTGTCCACCTGGTTCACCGGCCGGATCGAGGGGCGCGTCGACGGCGGCGACCACATGGGCTTCGTCCTGGCGCCCGTGGCCGTGTCCCCACCGGTCGAGGGCCCACCCTCCGCGCTGCTCCGGTACCGGGAGCTGCGGGACCTCGAACCGGGCCACCCGGCCTGA